CCCTTGCGTGCGCCCCCTTCGGGATAGAACGGCACCTTCGCCGGGAGGTATTCAAAGAGGTCCACATCGGTCCGCGGCTCCGTCATCCGGGGCACGTACGAGTCGATTGCGTTTTCCAGGTAGGGCCCCGCCTTGCCGGGATCGTCCCCCACGGCCCAGCGGATGCCGCGCTCCACGAGATTATGGAATCCTTTGTGCCCCCAGGTCCGCTCGTCGTGTCCCCAGGCCGTGTAAAACACGCGCCCCTTCCCCTGCGTGCGAATCCACGTCCAAGGCTCGTTCCGCTCCCCTTCCTTACGCGCCTCCAGCACGACGCGGCCGGCCTCGTTGTGCTTGTCATGCACGTAGGTTTCGTCCCAACTCGAGAAACCACCGAAGCCTTGCATCACCGGGTGCGATCCGCCGACGATCGCCGTCACCACCCTCCCCGTGCCGTGACTCTTGAATTGAGCGCCGACCAACTCCACGTACTTCGGCGAGTTGCGAAAACAGAACGACGCGCAGTGCAAAGCCACGAGCCCGCCCCCCTCGGCAACGTACTCCAACAGGGCTGCTTCTTCCGCCGCCGGCAACTCGTCGATATTCGCGTAGATCACGAGCGCCCCGTACTTTGCAAGGCTCTTACGGTTCAAGTCGCCGACCTTTTCCGTGTACGTCAGCTCGATGCCCCGCGCGGCCAGCACCGGTTGGAGCTGCGCGAACCGCGCCGCCGGCTTATGGTGCCCATGGTCCCCCAAGAACAGCAGTTTCAGATCGGCGGCCGCCGTCGATGAGACCGCTGCGAATAGGCAAATTGCAGGCAATGCGATTGCAGCGCAGCGTCCGGCGAAAGAAGGAATCATCATCTGGCCTTATTAATCAAGCCGCTCGGCACGTAGGTTATCGCACACCGTACTACTAACCTCTAAACTCCTTGCGTGGCGC
The sequence above is a segment of the Planctomycetia bacterium genome. Coding sequences within it:
- a CDS encoding ThuA domain-containing protein, producing MMIPSFAGRCAAIALPAICLFAAVSSTAAADLKLLFLGDHGHHKPAARFAQLQPVLAARGIELTYTEKVGDLNRKSLAKYGALVIYANIDELPAAEEAALLEYVAEGGGLVALHCASFCFRNSPKYVELVGAQFKSHGTGRVVTAIVGGSHPVMQGFGGFSSWDETYVHDKHNEAGRVVLEARKEGERNEPWTWIRTQGKGRVFYTAWGHDERTWGHKGFHNLVERGIRWAVGDDPGKAGPYLENAIDSYVPRMTEPRTDVDLFEYLPAKVPFYPEGGARKGDGAWNRMQIPLPPEESLKHYVHPDEFELRLFAAEPDIGKALAMTWDARGRLWLCESTDYPNNLQTPGQGND